Proteins encoded together in one Mycobacterium noviomagense window:
- a CDS encoding nuclear transport factor 2 family protein, which produces MPSAEVIADTVNRYISLIAKGSADDIAELYADDATVEDPVGGEVHIGRQAIRGFYSAIEGAERECELVSLRIAGNEAAFQFRLTVKAGGGGMVIEPIDVMVLGDDGKVTAMKAYWSAENVTQL; this is translated from the coding sequence ATGCCGAGTGCTGAAGTCATCGCCGACACGGTCAACCGCTACATCAGCCTTATTGCCAAGGGCAGCGCCGACGACATCGCCGAGCTCTACGCCGACGATGCGACCGTCGAAGACCCTGTCGGAGGCGAGGTGCACATCGGCCGGCAGGCCATTCGTGGTTTCTACTCCGCGATCGAAGGCGCCGAGCGGGAGTGCGAATTGGTGTCGCTGCGAATCGCGGGCAACGAGGCGGCTTTTCAGTTCCGACTGACGGTGAAGGCCGGTGGCGGTGGGATGGTGATCGAGCCGATCGACGTGATGGTGCTGGGCGACGACGGCAAGGTCACCGCGATGAAGGCCTACTGGTCAGCCGAGAACGTCACCCAGCTCTAG
- the coaA gene encoding type I pantothenate kinase yields the protein MPRLSEPSPYVEFDRSQWRALRMSTPLKLTEEELVKLRGLGEKLDLLEVEEVYLPLARLIHLQVAARQRLFAATAEFLGEPQQNPDRPVPFIIGVAGSVAVGKSTTARVMQALLARWEHHPQVDLVTTDGFLYPNAELERRNLMHRKGFPESYDRRALMRFVTSVKSGSEYACAPVYSHLLYDIIPGAKQVVRHPDILILEGLNVLQTGPTLMVSDLFDFSLYVDARIEDIEQWYISRFLAMRTTAFANPASHFHHYARLNDQQAIAAAREIWRSINRPNLVENILPTRPRATLVLRKDADHSINRLRLRKL from the coding sequence ATGCCGCGGCTGAGCGAGCCGAGCCCGTATGTGGAGTTCGACCGAAGTCAGTGGCGTGCGCTGCGCATGTCGACACCGCTCAAACTCACCGAGGAAGAGCTGGTCAAGCTGCGTGGTCTGGGGGAAAAGCTCGACCTGCTCGAAGTCGAAGAGGTCTACCTGCCGCTCGCCCGGCTGATCCACCTTCAGGTCGCCGCCCGCCAGCGGCTGTTCGCCGCCACCGCGGAATTCCTCGGCGAGCCGCAACAGAACCCCGATCGGCCGGTCCCGTTCATCATCGGGGTGGCCGGCAGCGTCGCGGTCGGCAAATCGACCACCGCCCGGGTAATGCAGGCGCTGCTCGCCCGCTGGGAGCACCACCCTCAGGTGGACTTGGTGACCACCGACGGCTTCCTCTACCCGAATGCCGAGCTGGAGCGCCGAAACCTCATGCATCGCAAGGGTTTCCCGGAAAGCTATGACCGTCGCGCGCTGATGCGGTTCGTCACCTCGGTGAAGTCCGGTTCGGAATATGCCTGCGCGCCGGTGTATTCACATTTGCTCTACGACATCATCCCGGGCGCCAAGCAGGTGGTTCGCCACCCCGACATCTTGATCCTCGAGGGCCTCAACGTGCTGCAGACCGGACCCACTCTGATGGTCTCTGACCTGTTCGACTTCTCGCTGTACGTCGACGCGCGCATCGAAGATATCGAGCAGTGGTACATCTCGCGGTTCCTGGCCATGCGTACCACCGCGTTCGCCAACCCGGCCTCGCACTTCCACCACTACGCGCGGCTGAACGACCAGCAGGCCATCGCTGCCGCCCGGGAAATCTGGCGTTCGATCAACCGGCCCAATCTCGTCGAGAACATCCTGCCCACGCGGCCACGGGCCACTCTGGTGCTGCGCAAGGACGCCGACCACTCCATCAACCGGCTGCGGCTGCGCAAGCTGTAA
- a CDS encoding (2Z,6E)-farnesyl diphosphate synthase — protein MEIIPPRLKEPLYRLYELRLRQGLAASKSALPRHIAVLCDGNRRWARSAGYDDVSYGYRMGAAKVAEMLRWCQEAGIEMATVYLLSAENLQRDPDELAALIEIITDVVEEICAPANRWSVRTVGDLGLVGEETARRLREAVDSTRPNSGFHVNVAVAYGGRQEIVDAVRALLNKALANGAGAEELIEAVTVEAISENLYTSGQPDPDLVIRTSGEQRLSGFLLWQSAYSEMWFTEAYWPAFRRVDFLRALRDYSLRHRRYGM, from the coding sequence GTGGAGATCATTCCGCCGCGGCTCAAGGAGCCGCTGTACCGGCTCTATGAGCTGCGGTTACGGCAGGGCCTGGCGGCATCGAAATCCGCGTTACCCCGCCACATCGCCGTTTTGTGCGACGGCAATCGGCGCTGGGCGCGCAGCGCGGGCTACGACGACGTGAGCTACGGCTACCGGATGGGCGCCGCCAAGGTCGCCGAGATGCTGCGCTGGTGCCAAGAAGCCGGCATCGAAATGGCCACCGTCTACCTGCTGTCCGCCGAAAATCTGCAACGCGACCCCGACGAACTCGCCGCACTCATCGAGATCATCACCGACGTCGTCGAGGAGATCTGCGCGCCGGCCAACCGCTGGAGTGTGCGAACCGTGGGCGATCTGGGGCTCGTCGGTGAGGAAACGGCACGCCGACTGCGCGAGGCCGTCGACTCCACCCGGCCCAACAGTGGCTTTCACGTCAATGTCGCCGTCGCCTACGGCGGTCGCCAAGAGATCGTCGACGCCGTGCGCGCTCTGCTCAACAAAGCACTGGCCAACGGAGCCGGCGCCGAAGAGCTCATCGAGGCGGTCACGGTCGAGGCCATCTCCGAAAACCTTTACACGTCAGGGCAACCCGACCCCGATCTGGTCATCCGGACCTCCGGAGAACAGCGGCTGTCGGGTTTCCTGTTGTGGCAGAGCGCCTATTCCGAGATGTGGTTCACCGAGGCGTACTGGCCGGCGTTTCGCCGAGTCGACTTCCTGCGCGCGCTCCGCGATTACAGCTTGCGCCACCGCCGTTACGGCATGTAA
- the trhA gene encoding PAQR family membrane homeostasis protein TrhA yields MNASTGVTDDPAPSGPLAAAEHLGEQLAEGTAEVLTKPRFRGWIHVYSAIVSIIAGATLVAVSWALSGTSAGLATLAYTAAIVAMFGVSATYHRIHWNSVTARTWMRRLDHSMIFVFIAGSYTPFAVCAMPPGDGHLVLWIVWGGALAGIALKMCWPTAPRWVGVPLYLLLSWVAIWFIGPIVHGAGVAAMVLLIVGGVIYSVGGVFYGLRWPDPWPRVFGYHEFFHACTAVAATCHYIAMWFAVL; encoded by the coding sequence ATGAACGCTTCGACCGGCGTAACAGACGATCCCGCTCCGTCCGGGCCGTTGGCTGCGGCCGAGCATTTGGGCGAGCAGCTCGCCGAGGGCACAGCAGAGGTCCTGACGAAGCCGCGGTTTCGGGGCTGGATCCACGTCTATTCGGCGATTGTGTCGATCATCGCGGGCGCGACCCTGGTGGCCGTGTCGTGGGCGTTGTCAGGCACCTCCGCGGGGCTGGCCACGCTGGCCTACACCGCAGCCATCGTGGCCATGTTCGGGGTCAGCGCCACCTATCACCGCATCCACTGGAACTCGGTGACTGCGCGTACCTGGATGAGGCGGCTCGACCACTCGATGATCTTCGTGTTCATCGCCGGCAGCTACACACCGTTCGCGGTATGCGCCATGCCACCCGGGGATGGGCACCTGGTGCTGTGGATCGTGTGGGGCGGCGCGCTGGCTGGGATCGCCCTGAAGATGTGCTGGCCTACGGCGCCGCGTTGGGTGGGCGTGCCGCTGTATCTGCTGTTGAGTTGGGTAGCGATCTGGTTTATCGGCCCGATTGTGCACGGCGCCGGGGTGGCCGCGATGGTGCTGCTCATCGTCGGTGGGGTGATCTACAGCGTCGGCGGCGTGTTCTACGGGCTACGCTGGCCCGACCCGTGGCCGAGGGTGTTCGGCTACCACGAGTTCTTCCATGCCTGCACCGCGGTGGCAGCGACGTGCCATTACATCGCGATGTGGTTCGCCGTCTTATAG